The following coding sequences lie in one Mucilaginibacter sp. KACC 22773 genomic window:
- a CDS encoding RNA polymerase sigma factor, with protein MGTYSGLSDNELINLIKESDHSAYNEIYHRYFYLIYTHAYKKLRDEEQAKDIVQDIFATIWFKRESDLPKANLAGYLFTAVRNRIFDLFAHEHVKTKHIDSLKDYLNGNAGAPTDHRVRENDMKAHIEKEIRALPLKMRQIFEMSRKANLSYKEIAERLNVSENNVSKQVNNALRVLKTKLNLIIFILFLLKLYFR; from the coding sequence ATGGGAACTTATTCAGGCCTTTCCGATAATGAATTGATCAATCTCATAAAAGAGTCGGACCACTCCGCCTATAACGAAATCTACCATCGCTACTTCTACTTGATCTACACCCATGCCTATAAAAAACTCCGAGATGAAGAGCAAGCAAAGGATATTGTCCAGGATATTTTTGCCACCATTTGGTTTAAAAGAGAGTCCGACCTGCCAAAGGCCAATCTTGCCGGTTATTTATTTACCGCGGTAAGAAACAGAATATTCGACCTCTTCGCCCATGAGCACGTGAAGACGAAGCACATCGATTCCCTTAAAGATTATCTGAACGGGAATGCTGGTGCACCTACTGACCACCGGGTAAGAGAGAACGATATGAAAGCCCATATCGAAAAGGAGATCCGGGCGCTGCCGCTCAAAATGCGTCAAATATTTGAGATGAGCCGAAAGGCCAACCTATCGTATAAAGAGATAGCCGAAAGGCTGAACGTTTCAGAAAACAATGTTTCCAAACAGGTTAATAATGCTCTAAGAGTACTTAAGACGAAATTGAACCTCATTATTTTTATCCTTTTCCTACTGAAGTTATATTTCCGTTGA
- a CDS encoding TlpA family protein disulfide reductase yields the protein MKKILNTACCCLLMLYASAQQKYATITCKLYSLNSNEAISLVSDKYGTAAIPGIQQIYTQNLVNHVTLFKIPVGNFPMRFHLRLNRIDLPPSLDVYRRMNSNYYLEAGDNILLTETNGKLNISGKGATKFKVADHIDSLYFKYDIPVSIASSKGFCRYAFKADTAYLEKIKYLESKQNLISPAIKGMFEADILGDYLSKYYVLGFSKKDIIKQVIDSLRECRPGLPDSLIKKNKVYEMPESPYSLNLAFGIFATYSFDSCFVANKPFSLIKMYNDIKSSYSGMLRDRLIVQLLYRNTKSNVDFTQLANDALTYVEEADLTIALKKLIANHAVGNQAFNFELPDTSGKLHYLSEFKGKVVLLDFWYTGCGNCRAIFPYLKVIEKKFAGQPVAFVSISVDKEKDRWLRGIQSGVYTTKARTNLYTAGRGDKDATITHYDVAASGYPTLILIDKEGRMMQNPTDPRGDGGKDLTKLIEDGIK from the coding sequence ATGAAAAAGATACTTAACACCGCTTGCTGCTGCTTACTAATGCTGTACGCTTCAGCGCAACAAAAATATGCCACGATAACCTGTAAATTATATAGCTTAAACAGTAATGAGGCTATAAGCCTTGTAAGTGATAAATACGGAACAGCGGCAATACCCGGAATCCAGCAGATCTACACGCAAAACCTGGTCAATCATGTGACCCTATTCAAAATACCGGTGGGCAATTTCCCTATGCGATTTCATTTAAGACTTAACCGGATCGATCTCCCTCCGAGTCTCGATGTGTACCGTCGTATGAACTCTAATTATTATTTAGAAGCCGGCGATAATATTTTATTAACCGAAACGAACGGCAAACTGAATATTTCCGGGAAAGGAGCTACCAAATTTAAAGTTGCCGATCACATTGACAGCCTATACTTTAAATATGATATTCCGGTGAGTATCGCAAGTTCAAAAGGTTTTTGCAGATATGCCTTTAAAGCGGATACTGCTTACCTGGAAAAAATCAAATACCTGGAGAGCAAGCAAAACTTGATAAGTCCTGCAATTAAAGGAATGTTTGAAGCTGATATTCTGGGCGATTATCTGAGTAAGTATTATGTATTGGGGTTCAGTAAAAAGGATATAATCAAACAGGTTATTGACAGTCTCCGGGAGTGTCGGCCGGGTCTTCCTGATAGTCTGATCAAAAAAAACAAAGTATATGAAATGCCTGAATCGCCTTACAGCTTAAATCTTGCTTTTGGAATATTCGCCACGTATTCTTTTGATTCTTGTTTCGTTGCTAATAAACCTTTTAGTTTGATAAAAATGTATAATGACATAAAATCAAGTTATTCGGGGATGTTGAGAGATCGGTTAATTGTGCAATTGCTTTATCGAAATACAAAATCAAATGTTGATTTTACCCAGTTGGCCAACGATGCATTAACATATGTTGAGGAGGCAGATCTTACAATTGCACTAAAAAAATTAATTGCCAACCATGCTGTTGGAAATCAGGCTTTCAATTTTGAACTACCCGACACAAGTGGGAAACTACATTACCTATCCGAATTTAAAGGAAAAGTAGTCTTACTGGATTTTTGGTATACCGGCTGTGGTAATTGCCGCGCTATTTTCCCATATCTTAAAGTCATCGAAAAAAAATTCGCCGGACAACCTGTTGCTTTCGTAAGTATCAGCGTCGACAAGGAAAAAGATCGTTGGCTGAGAGGCATACAATCCGGTGTTTATACGACCAAAGCGCGTACAAATTTATACACGGCAGGTCGCGGCGACAAGGATGCAACCATAACTCATTATGATGTCGCCGCATCTGGTTATCCGACGCTCATATTAATCGATAAAGAAGGGAGAATGATGCAAAATCCTACAGATCCCAGGGGAGATGGTGGAAAAGATTTGACTAAATTAATTGAGGATGGGATAAAAT
- a CDS encoding FecR family protein, translating into MEKEQLKELFKKYHEGKCTEEEKALLEAWYLQFNEHDLDITPKRIKAIGNRIFRELPGNHTTFLKIGVRLLSAATIIGIIITLTIRILFPIGKPESMLTRRDIAPGTNTAVLTLSNGKRINLSKAGTGQLASQSGIRIYKTTSGQITYKTVGNSERGHANTINNISTPKGGQWQVVLPDGSKVWLNSASSFNFPASFENQKERIVQLSGEAYFEVAKDKLHPFIVKTDKESVQVLGTHFNINSYPDEPAVKTTLAEGRIKVTDLAGETKQLVPGKESVLRNGSLTIADANVEEALAWKNGYFRFNDEKIQSVMRQLARWYDVDIKYAGNVPTDGFNGKVSRSKNISQVLKALEATQTVHFKVEGRRVTVMK; encoded by the coding sequence ATGGAAAAGGAACAATTAAAGGAATTATTCAAAAAGTACCACGAGGGCAAATGTACCGAAGAAGAAAAAGCTTTGCTGGAAGCCTGGTACCTGCAATTTAACGAGCATGATTTGGATATTACGCCAAAACGGATAAAAGCCATAGGAAACAGAATCTTCAGGGAGTTGCCAGGAAACCATACCACTTTTTTAAAAATTGGCGTAAGGCTGTTAAGCGCCGCAACAATCATTGGCATAATAATAACCCTCACCATAAGAATTTTGTTTCCCATAGGAAAGCCGGAGAGCATGCTGACTAGACGAGATATAGCGCCCGGCACGAATACGGCCGTACTGACGCTGTCAAATGGAAAAAGGATCAATTTAAGTAAAGCAGGAACCGGGCAGCTTGCGTCACAGTCAGGTATCCGAATCTATAAAACAACAAGCGGTCAAATTACCTATAAGACAGTTGGAAACAGCGAGCGGGGTCATGCAAACACAATAAATAATATTTCTACTCCCAAAGGCGGGCAATGGCAGGTGGTGTTACCCGACGGGAGCAAAGTCTGGCTCAATTCGGCTTCATCCTTTAACTTTCCGGCTTCATTCGAAAACCAAAAGGAACGTATAGTTCAATTGAGCGGTGAGGCTTACTTTGAGGTAGCAAAGGACAAGCTGCATCCATTTATTGTCAAAACAGATAAGGAGTCTGTCCAGGTATTGGGCACCCATTTCAATATCAACTCCTATCCCGATGAGCCGGCTGTTAAAACCACCTTAGCAGAGGGCAGAATTAAGGTTACAGACTTAGCCGGTGAAACTAAGCAGCTTGTCCCCGGGAAAGAATCTGTTTTAAGAAACGGTAGCTTAACGATAGCTGACGCAAATGTCGAAGAAGCATTGGCCTGGAAGAATGGTTATTTCCGCTTCAATGACGAAAAAATCCAGAGTGTGATGAGACAACTTGCGCGCTGGTATGATGTAGATATTAAATACGCCGGGAACGTTCCAACCGATGGATTTAATGGTAAAGTTTCCCGATCCAAAAACATTAGCCAGGTGCTGAAGGCCCTTGAAGCAACCCAAACAGTTCATTTTAAAGTTGAAGGAAGGAGAGTTACCGTAATGAAGTAA
- a CDS encoding RagB/SusD family nutrient uptake outer membrane protein, whose amino-acid sequence MKNSSNISIIYILVFAGWLFTTTACKKENNFLAAKPDQQLFIPSTLNDLANLVHNEQVFNTTDPGLGEIGTDDFFVTDAVWTGLSTTIDRNGYIWAKKVYDAGQNVSDWSLTYSQVYYANTVLDNLPLISVSRDQQALADEIKGDALFFRGKAFYTLLQTFSLPYDSKTAGSDLGIPLRLTSDLNQKSVRASVQAGYNQVISDLQASVNLLPTTTPFKTQPSQAAANGFLSRVYLALGNYQKALDCANLALNQYSTLMDFNVLRPSSYNISSTYLPEDIFHCVLQSHAVNTISYLSITDTLLYKSYAPNDLRKSVFYRIKNGSPYFRGNYDYKYFNYSGVATDELYLNKAECQARLGNPDDAMNTLDTLMATRWAKGTFIPYTASSSDDALIQVLNERRKELLYRGLRWTDLRRLNKDPRFAITLKRIINGVTYTLPPNDNRYAWPIPDNEISLTNMPQNER is encoded by the coding sequence ATGAAAAACTCGAGCAATATTTCCATCATATATATATTAGTGTTCGCGGGGTGGCTCTTTACTACAACAGCCTGCAAGAAAGAAAACAATTTCCTTGCCGCGAAACCTGATCAGCAACTCTTTATTCCAAGCACGTTGAACGATCTCGCTAACCTCGTACACAACGAACAGGTTTTCAATACAACCGATCCCGGCTTGGGGGAAATAGGAACGGATGATTTCTTTGTAACTGATGCAGTTTGGACTGGTTTAAGCACAACGATCGACAGGAATGGCTACATCTGGGCAAAAAAAGTTTATGACGCCGGACAAAACGTATCAGATTGGAGCCTGACTTATTCGCAGGTATATTATGCAAACACCGTCTTAGACAACCTGCCGCTTATTTCCGTCTCCAGGGACCAGCAAGCCCTGGCTGATGAAATAAAAGGAGATGCGTTGTTCTTCCGCGGTAAAGCGTTTTATACCCTTTTACAAACGTTTTCTTTACCCTATGATAGTAAGACAGCGGGGTCAGATCTGGGCATCCCATTGCGTCTGACATCGGATCTCAACCAGAAATCCGTCAGGGCCAGCGTTCAGGCAGGCTATAATCAGGTCATTTCCGACCTACAGGCATCCGTTAATTTACTGCCGACTACTACGCCATTTAAAACACAGCCTTCACAGGCGGCTGCAAACGGCTTTCTATCACGGGTATATCTCGCTTTAGGTAATTATCAAAAGGCCCTTGATTGTGCGAACCTGGCCTTAAATCAGTATTCAACGCTAATGGATTTTAACGTCCTCAGGCCCAGCTCGTATAATATCAGCTCAACGTACCTGCCAGAAGATATTTTTCATTGCGTACTGCAAAGCCATGCGGTTAACACTATCAGTTATCTGTCCATTACCGACACGCTCCTGTATAAATCCTACGCGCCCAATGATCTCCGTAAATCGGTGTTCTACCGAATTAAAAACGGCTCACCCTATTTTCGCGGTAATTATGATTATAAGTACTTCAACTATAGCGGGGTCGCTACGGATGAACTATACCTGAATAAGGCTGAATGCCAGGCGAGGCTGGGTAATCCGGATGATGCGATGAATACACTGGATACCCTCATGGCGACCCGCTGGGCGAAAGGAACATTTATTCCTTATACAGCAAGTTCTTCAGACGATGCCTTGATTCAGGTTTTAAACGAGCGGCGAAAGGAACTGCTTTACCGTGGGCTGAGATGGACAGATTTAAGAAGGCTGAACAAAGACCCAAGGTTCGCCATCACCCTGAAAAGGATCATTAATGGGGTGACTTACACGCTGCCACCCAATGATAACCGATATGCCTGGCCCATTCCTGACAACGAAATATCCTTAACCAATATGCCTCAAAACGAAAGATAA
- a CDS encoding SusC/RagA family TonB-linked outer membrane protein — MYNFYPKKLVQPPGCTPNILLIMKLTTLILITVILQVSASTYAQKISLTEKNAPLNKVFEKISEQTGYDFLVSTENLKQAKSVTINVQEVDLKAALDIIFSDQPLSFVIQEKMVVVTKKAPASAAKNKNDIDLPIKIKGRVMDTAGTPLPGATIKIKNSAKTSLTDADGRFEIAAVKGDEVEVTFIGYASFTFIAEKDESFLQVILRSSTAKLKEISVISTGYQTIPKDRATGSFATVDNELLNRRVSPDLLSRLEGVVPGLLFNRNTANSSKGLADISIRGNSTLFANSQPLVVLDGFPYDGDLSTINPNNVENITVLKDAAAASIWGVRSGNGVIVITTKKGSRNQPLKAEFNAKITLSTNPDLKYNPNYLPSSTFISIERNLFNAGYYDGDLNRIAPVSPVVQLLANERSGTIDKAAEEAQIAALAQNDVRNDLSKYFYRKSVSQQYALSLKGGGANDDYFISAGYDKGLSNLVKNQNDRKTISTTYNYYVLPGLTISSNINYVQSSSTNDNTIGQLTFGNHNTIYPYAKLADASGNPLAIIHKYPQSFLDTVGSGKLLDWNYKPLDELNEANNTVKTSSARLQFGAKYDFLKYLSASINYQYLRESSLAENDYSLNTYYARSLINQFTQIGSGGSLTYPIPADGILEQGNSLLRTNTVRGQINYHRSFNRGNELTAILGAEIRSTVTSGNSNTIYGYEAATVASNQSIDYTTNYNFTDGGGGMIPTVLSLSQITNRYISYYANAAYTHLGRYTLSASGRIDKSNLFGVNTNQKAVPLYSGGFSWNLSKEPFYNVEALPYLKIRSTYGLNGNVNTNATAQTTIREFYNLNPYSPIPFDLIINPGNPELRFEKIRMINLGLDFSLKDNIISGTLEYYLKKGNDLFGYSPLAPSTGLTSFFGNNADIEGHGFDIQINANLKKGSFGWNALFLLSHATDKVTGYGTAMSGNDYVVTGNASSVTPLEGKSLYGIYSYRWGGLTHDTGDPQGYDATGKVTTDYNAIINGTTLGNMVYNGSARPLYFGSFRNTFSYRQLSLSLNFTYKLDYYFRRQSYTSSALPYDGNKDYFKRWQKPGDEVTTNVPSYQPPPFDNSRDDFYYYSSALIDRGDHIRLQDLTLSYDWDKASVKHLPFSHLQLYGYINNIGIIWRANHDGLDPDLLVGSYLSQYPLPTTFSIGFKITP, encoded by the coding sequence ATGTACAATTTTTACCCTAAAAAATTGGTGCAGCCGCCTGGCTGTACCCCTAACATTCTGTTGATTATGAAGCTAACGACGCTCATTTTAATCACAGTGATTCTGCAGGTAAGTGCCAGCACTTATGCACAGAAGATTTCGTTAACTGAAAAGAATGCTCCCCTGAACAAAGTCTTTGAAAAGATCAGCGAACAAACCGGTTATGATTTTCTGGTATCTACTGAGAACCTCAAACAAGCAAAATCAGTAACCATCAATGTACAGGAAGTAGATTTAAAAGCTGCGCTGGATATTATATTTTCAGATCAGCCTCTATCCTTCGTCATCCAGGAGAAAATGGTGGTCGTCACCAAAAAGGCCCCGGCTTCAGCCGCAAAAAACAAAAATGATATTGACCTGCCAATTAAAATAAAAGGCAGGGTAATGGACACAGCTGGCACACCTTTGCCAGGGGCTACAATCAAAATCAAAAATTCTGCTAAAACTTCGCTTACCGATGCAGATGGCCGCTTCGAGATCGCGGCAGTAAAAGGTGATGAAGTGGAGGTCACGTTTATAGGATATGCATCATTTACCTTTATTGCAGAAAAGGACGAATCCTTCCTGCAGGTCATTTTGCGCTCAAGTACTGCTAAACTAAAAGAGATAAGCGTAATTTCTACAGGCTATCAAACCATACCAAAGGACAGAGCTACCGGTAGTTTTGCAACCGTAGATAATGAATTACTGAATCGCCGTGTGAGCCCCGATCTGCTGAGTCGGCTTGAGGGAGTAGTCCCTGGTTTGCTATTTAACCGTAATACGGCGAATAGTTCAAAGGGGCTGGCAGATATTAGCATAAGGGGTAACAGCACTTTGTTTGCGAATAGTCAACCGTTGGTAGTATTGGACGGCTTTCCATATGATGGTGATCTCAGCACTATCAATCCAAACAACGTAGAAAACATTACTGTCCTGAAAGATGCGGCGGCTGCATCTATATGGGGCGTTCGTTCTGGAAACGGTGTAATCGTTATTACAACAAAAAAAGGTTCGCGGAACCAACCCCTGAAAGCAGAGTTCAACGCCAAAATCACCCTAAGCACCAATCCCGATCTTAAATACAATCCGAATTATTTGCCATCTAGTACATTCATTTCTATTGAGCGAAACCTTTTTAATGCAGGATATTATGATGGCGACTTGAACAGGATAGCGCCGGTCTCACCAGTCGTTCAGCTTTTGGCGAACGAGCGTTCCGGAACAATAGACAAGGCTGCCGAAGAGGCTCAAATAGCAGCACTCGCACAGAATGACGTCCGGAACGATCTAAGCAAATATTTTTACCGAAAATCAGTCAGTCAACAATATGCTTTAAGCCTGAAAGGCGGGGGAGCCAACGATGATTATTTTATCAGCGCAGGATATGATAAGGGCTTAAGCAATTTAGTTAAAAATCAAAATGACAGGAAAACGATCAGCACGACCTATAATTATTATGTTTTGCCCGGTCTTACAATTTCTTCAAATATTAACTATGTCCAATCCTCATCTACAAATGACAACACGATCGGTCAACTGACATTTGGCAATCACAATACTATCTACCCCTATGCGAAGCTGGCTGACGCCAGCGGTAATCCTTTAGCCATCATTCACAAATATCCTCAATCCTTTCTGGATACAGTTGGATCAGGAAAACTGCTGGATTGGAATTACAAGCCTTTGGACGAACTAAACGAGGCTAATAATACCGTGAAGACGAGCAGTGCAAGATTGCAATTTGGGGCAAAATATGACTTCCTGAAATACTTAAGCGCCTCGATCAACTATCAATATTTAAGGGAAAGCAGCCTCGCCGAAAATGATTATAGCCTGAATACGTATTACGCGCGCAGCCTGATTAACCAATTTACACAAATCGGCAGCGGCGGTAGCCTGACGTACCCAATCCCTGCCGACGGCATATTGGAGCAGGGAAATAGTTTGCTGCGTACCAATACCGTGCGTGGGCAAATCAATTACCACCGATCGTTTAACCGCGGGAATGAGTTGACCGCGATTTTAGGCGCTGAAATCCGCAGTACGGTGACATCCGGAAATAGCAATACCATTTATGGCTACGAAGCCGCCACAGTAGCCAGTAACCAATCGATTGACTACACCACAAATTACAATTTTACTGATGGCGGTGGCGGAATGATACCAACGGTCTTATCGCTTTCACAGATAACGAACCGCTATATATCTTACTATGCCAATGCTGCCTATACCCATCTTGGCAGATATACCCTGTCAGCGAGTGGGCGTATTGATAAATCGAATCTTTTCGGCGTAAACACCAACCAGAAGGCCGTACCGCTTTATTCCGGCGGCTTTTCCTGGAACCTGAGCAAAGAGCCCTTTTATAATGTTGAGGCCCTGCCATATTTAAAAATCAGAAGCACCTACGGGCTGAATGGCAATGTGAATACAAATGCCACAGCTCAAACAACCATCCGGGAGTTTTACAACCTGAATCCCTATTCACCCATACCATTTGATCTGATCATCAATCCGGGTAACCCTGAATTACGATTTGAAAAGATCAGGATGATCAATCTCGGACTGGACTTCTCCTTAAAAGACAATATCATCAGTGGAACCCTGGAATATTACCTAAAAAAAGGGAATGATCTTTTCGGATACAGCCCGCTCGCACCTTCTACAGGTCTAACTTCCTTCTTTGGGAATAACGCGGACATTGAAGGCCACGGCTTTGATATCCAGATCAATGCAAACCTAAAAAAAGGCTCATTCGGCTGGAACGCATTATTCTTGCTCAGCCATGCTACCGATAAAGTAACCGGTTATGGTACAGCGATGAGTGGTAACGACTATGTCGTCACTGGCAATGCCAGCAGCGTTACGCCGCTGGAAGGAAAAAGTTTGTATGGGATTTACAGCTACCGTTGGGGAGGATTGACGCACGACACCGGAGATCCCCAGGGCTATGACGCTACAGGAAAGGTAACTACCGATTACAATGCCATTATCAATGGAACAACCCTCGGCAATATGGTTTATAACGGTTCTGCGCGCCCGTTATATTTTGGATCATTTAGGAATACCTTCAGTTATCGGCAATTATCCTTATCACTGAATTTTACCTACAAACTGGATTATTATTTTAGAAGACAATCCTATACTTCGTCCGCTTTACCCTATGATGGCAACAAAGATTACTTCAAGCGCTGGCAGAAACCAGGAGATGAGGTAACCACAAATGTCCCGTCCTATCAACCTCCTCCTTTCGATAACTCCCGTGATGATTTCTACTATTATTCATCTGCGCTTATTGACAGGGGAGATCACATCAGATTGCAGGACCTTACGTTAAGTTACGACTGGGATAAAGCCAGCGTTAAGCACCTGCCTTTTTCTCACTTGCAATTATACGGCTATATCAACAATATAGGCATTATATGGCGGGCGAACCATGATGGTCTTGATCCGGATCTCCTGGTCGGATCCTATTTATCGCAGTATCCTTTACCAACTACATTTTCGATTGGATTTAAAATAACCCCTTAA
- a CDS encoding helix-turn-helix domain-containing protein, with protein sequence MQKFSLFIINRNIFRKKIDLAKETLTRLGLYLAKKAINKAILSKMTGISTFRLSQLSINSKSHLRAKELFLIALAIEVNPSELLEFVCEGVKLPTEKTN encoded by the coding sequence ATGCAAAAATTCTCTCTATTCATAATTAATCGGAATATTTTTAGGAAAAAGATAGATTTGGCCAAAGAGACATTGACACGTTTAGGTTTGTATTTAGCTAAGAAAGCTATAAACAAAGCAATACTATCGAAGATGACTGGTATCAGCACATTTCGGTTAAGCCAATTATCAATTAACTCAAAATCTCATTTAAGGGCTAAAGAGCTTTTTTTAATTGCACTTGCTATAGAAGTGAATCCCTCAGAATTACTTGAATTTGTTTGTGAGGGTGTAAAACTACCAACGGAAAAGACAAATTAA